The DNA region TGATTGACTCAGAGGAATAGTAATTTGAAGAGTGATTGACTCTGTTGTACTTTGGACAATAGTTGCGGTCATTCCTTGCCCCTCCACAAGTCTGGGAAAGAGAATCCAGTCTTCAGAGCATATCAGGTCTTACCTCCTACATCAAATTTTAGTCAAACCCGTCTGATTTAGCCCGAGAGGGCGCGAACGCTTGGCGATAGTTCGCAACAAGGAGGGTGTTGACTGGGTAAAGCACCAAGAACTCGTACTTGCACAGAGCATAGATCAATGATCCTCGTTTTTGCTCTGTACAGATGGCAATCTTTCCTTGCGGAAATCGTTTTCTTAATCCTTCTACCCAAGCAGCGATCGCTTCTGGTTGAGCACTAATGATGCAAGATTCAATTTGTTGAGTGGTTGAATCATACAAGCAGATATCATGTTTGCGGTCAGCCCAATCAACGCCAATGTAGGCAGCGTAAAGGGATGATTCAGCAGTTGGCAAGGCGGTAGACTGGTTCATACTCACACCCTTGAAAAACTATTGATTGAAACGAAGCTGGAATGCCCTGATCTTCAGCCGAAAGTGTTATGGCAAGGTTCGTTAACGCCAAGCCCTGAGGATTCGTTAGTTGAAGCAGGGACAAGAGGCGAGTGCGTGCGATATTGTTAGAGACATCAGGTGTCGCGCCCATGCAAAGTCGTCACTCGCCTCCTCCGAGTTCTGAAGTTGAGTGTACTCCTCAAACTCAGTCTCGTCCCTCCATAACGCCCATGCACACCGACCGCCAAAAGGTGATCGGTTTGATTCAAAGGTTATCTGCGTCCGGTGAGCGCGATCGTTAGCTAGATCCGCATCCAGACCTTACACTCGTTCTTCAGCGGGATCGGTTAGCCCGAAACCGCCCAGAAGCTTGTCAGGCAAGGCCGTGGTTTGCGGGTTAGCTGTGATTGCGAAAGCACCCAGAAGGGTTTCGGTGAGGGCCGTAGCGAGGGCGATCGGGCATCCCGAAACCGGCCAGGAGATTGGGGGTGAGGCGTGGTTGAAGGGCGACCCTTGCGGTATCTGCGAAGCAGCACGGTGCGTCGCTGAGCTAACAACGCTGTTGCAACGGATTGGTGAGTTCTGGCTGTAGGGGAGCAAGATTGATCCGCAACCGCTGAACAGCAACGTTAGCTGGCTCCACATATGACTGTGCATTCGTCCTAAAGGTTGTCAGTGAGTACGAAAATTAGCAGGAGGCGATCGCTGAGCGTTAGTGGTTGATATACGCGAGAGGTTAAGCGAAGTTACAAGCTCCAAAACATTTTTTGTTCCTGATGAAATTTGAGTAGGATGGCAATGGGGTTCGCGGGTGGAAGTTCCAAGTTAAGGGTGAAACTAGAACTATATCAGCGGACAGGCATCAATCATGAATTGGAGGCATTCATGCAAGAACAACCTTTGGTTATTGACTGTGCTGAATGGATAAAGTTGATGCCAAGCCCACCAGTGCTTACCAGTTTTCAATCGAGTTGGAACAACATTCAGCTTATTCATTATCGCCAACCCTTAGCCTGTCTGTCTGAAATATCCAACTCTCAACACCTGATCATAATTCCATTAAAGAATAAGGCAGTTAATTACGAAATTGTCTTAGAGGGACAATCTCAAGTAGTTTCGTTTCAAGAAAAAGATTATCGCGGTGGTTGTATTGCGATCTTTCCCGCTACTTTGCCTTATGGATTTCATTCTCATTCTCATTATCAAGTAATGGAATGGATGCAGTGCTATTTAGAGCCTGTATTTCTAGCTCAGATTGCGTATGAATCGGTGAACCCCGATCGTGTCGAATTGTTGCCGATAATGAAAAAAGCTGACCCACTCATTCACCACATTGGTTTAGCACTCAAGGCAGGTTTAGAAGCAGACAGAGTAGGTAGTCGTTTCTATGCTGATTCAATGGCAACGGCGCTATCGGCTCATCTGCTGCGTCACTACTCTACCTGTAGCCATCATTTTCAAGACTATGAAGATGGGTTGTCGAAACAAAAGCTCAGGCAAGCTATTGAGTATATTCAGGCGCATTTAAGTGAAGACATATCTTTAAGTGACATTGCAAATGAACTTGGCATGAGCCAGTACTACTTCTGTCGTTTGTTTAAGCGATCGACTGGAGTATCACCTCATCAGTATCTCATTCAACAACGAGTAGAACAGGCAAAGCGTTTACTCAAGCAAACAGAGCGAACTGTTACTGCGATCGCCTTGGATTGCGGCTTTGCCAATCAGAGTCATTTTGCCAAGTATTTTCGCCAATACACTGGGATGAACCCGAACCAGTTTCGCAAGTTGTAGCAAGATTTTATTTTAACTTCGCAAGAAAATGGGCGACTTCACTGAAGCTGTTGGTTAAAGTGATTGCAACTTGAGCAATACTATCTACTTTCTTGCTCAGGGTTAGCAACATGAATTTATGCTGAGTCTTAGTTATTTCAAAGGGTGTGCGATCGGCTTAGCAGCAGCGGCTCCAATTGGGGGAATTATTGCTCCGGCAACTAAACACAAGACATAATGAATATACAGGCACAAGGAGGTTTGTGATGGATAAACCAGATGCCAGGCACCTCTCGATAGAAACCCAAAACTACCTGCGGCAGCAAGCGATTCGCCTCCGAGAGCAGGGCAAACGGGTTAAAGACATTAGTGAGTATTTGGGCGTTCACCGCAACACGGTATGGGAATGGTGGTGGGAGTATGAACATTATGGAGAGGATGCTCTCTATCAGTTAGAGCGGGGACGACAAGTGGGGGAGGGGCGAACCTTGGAGCGCTGGCAGGAAGAGGCCGTGCAAACGGCGATGCAAGATCATTTTCCGGAAGATTACCAGATTGATAGTGCCCTGTGGACAAGACGAGCGGTGCAGGCATTAATGGAGCAAGTGTGTCAGGTGAAAATGCCAATTCGCACGGTGGGAGAGTATTTGAAACGCTGGGGGTACACGCCCAAGAAACCCGTAGAGCGAGCCTACGAGCAAGACCCAAAGACGGTACAACGGTGGTTGGAACACGAGTATCCGGAGATTGAGCAACGGGCCAAAACCGAAGGAGCAGAGATTGCTTGGGGGGATGAATCAGGCGTGTCCTCGACTGAGTATGGCGGACGAGGGTATGCCTTGCTGGGCACGTCTCCTGAGATTCGTCCCAGTGAGCGCAACCGAGAGCGCGTCAATTACATTGCCAGTGTGAGTAACCAGGGAGGAGTCCAGTTTATGCTCTACACTTGCACGTTGGCAGCAGAACTGTTCATCCGATTTTGCCAGCGGTTGATCGCCAAGCGCCAGCGGAAACTATTTTGGATTGTGGACCGGCATCCCGTGCATCGGCAACAGAGCGTGAAACAGTGGTTACGAGAACACCTCGAGCAGATTGAGTTATTTTACTTACCCTCCTATTCGCCAGAATTGAATCCAACTGAATACTTCAATGGTGATGTGAAGCAGGGCGTGCATGACAAACCACCGAGTCGTAATTTGAAGCAGTTGAAAGGGCGAGTGTTATCTCAATTGCGGAAGTTACAGAAGCTACCTGCTCGGATTAGAAATTATTTCAAGCATCCATTGATTGCTTATGCTGCGTTGTAGAATGCATTCTATTTTATTGCCGAGGCAATAGCATTTTGTGCATCCGGCGCACCTTTGCAGAAGGTTGGTGGTGTGGTGTGGTTTCTGGGTTGGGAGTTGCTACAGCAGACGGCTTCTATAGTCTGATTGCAGGGATGGGAGCGGCTTCGATCGCGCCATTTCTAAAGCAGTATCAAAATGGACTGCGAATCCTGGCAGGCATTTTGCTTTGTGTGATCGCCTGCAAAATTGCCCTAACATTGCCAACATCTCAACCAACTTCAGTTCAGGGTAAACAATTGCTCAATCGCTACGGTTCAATGTTGGCGTTGACGCTTGCCGATCCCGTTCCTATCTTTTTGGCAATCGTGATTTTATCGGGTATTAAGTCTACTCATCACTTGCTTCACGCTGTGATGTTAAGCTTGGGTGTTTTTAGCGGTTCGGTAGTATGGTGGTTGCTGCTCTCTAGCACTTGCACACTATTACACATCTGGTTAAAACGAGTCCGTTGCGGAACATCTCAACCCATCATTCATCCTACTGTAGTGAAATGGCTCAATCGTAGTACAGGCGCAGCCTTGTTTGGCTATGGCATATTTGTGTTAGGCGGGTAGATTAGGTTATGGAATAGGTCAAGGAGCGCTATAGCGTAGCCATCTCTTGAGAAGTGCCGAAGCTTAACCAGTTTTTCCAAGTCATAGCAAGATTTTGTTCTAACTTTGCAAGAAAATGTGCGACTTCATCGAAGGGTTTAGTTACCCTCAGTGATTAGAAAAAATATGTTCGTAACCATTCAGCAGTCAGTTATGGTTAGTCAAAAAACGATCGAAATCGTCAAAGCAACGGCACCGATTTTAAAAGAAAAAGGGGAAGAGATTACGCGGCGAATGTATGAAATTGCCTTTACCGAGCGACCTGACTACAGACGGGGCTTTGAAAATACATGGATGCAGCATTTCGATGGCGGTGGGCAGGCACACAAATTAGCAGCGGCTGTTTATGCCTATGCCACTCACATCGATCGCTTGGAGGAATTAACAGGGGCAGTCGATCACATTGCCCATCGTCATGTCGCAACTCGCATTTTGCCAGAGCAGTATCCCCTGATTGGTGAAAAGTTGTTGCAGGCGATGAAGGATGTTTTGCAAGATGCTGCAACCGATGAGGTGATTGCCGCATGGGCTGAAGCGTATGAGGCTTTAGCCAGCTTGTTTATTCAGAAAGAAAAGGCAATCTATCAACAAGAAGATCAAGTCCTGACGGAACGATTGGCAATTGCTAACAATCCTGGTTAGTACCTGGCTCCGTATCCACTATCTTTATTTAGCGAAGAAAACCCTATGGCAACTATTTCTTTACGTTCAATTAATTTTTCTGACCGTTTTATACGTCATGCTAACTTTTTGGGGGAACTCACTCCTATTGTCAGCGAGTTGGATAAGAACGATGCTACGTTTGAGATTGTTCAAGGGTTAGCGGATGATAGACTCATTTCATTTAGATCAGTAAACTTCCCTAACTATTACTTAAGACATCAAGATTTCCGGCTCAAGTTGCAGGAAGGCAATCCTCCTCTTAGTGGAACACAAGATCGACTATTTGCAGAGGATGCAACTTTCTTTTGGCGACCAGGCAACTCAGATGTTACCGCATCGTCTTTTGCATGTTTCAACTTTCCCAACCGATTTATACGCCATAGAGAATTTCATCTGTTCATTGAACCGCTGGGCGATGCCGTTTCGTTCCAAGACTCCACATTTAAGATAGAATCAGGTTTCATTCCGCCACTAGCACCGCCGGTAGTGAATTAATGGACTGTAGGAAGAGTAATTAGGAAAAGTAACAATGAGGGTAGCTACACTAGAATAAAACTAATTGCTTCTGAAACCAATTTCCCAATAGCTACCCTATGCAAATCACTCTCAATCTCGACGAATCCCTTCTCAACGAAGCCTTTCAACTCACCAACCTCACCACTCAAGAAGAACTGATTAAACTCGCTCTGCAAGAATTTGTGCGATCGCGCCGCAAGAAAAACCTTCTTGACCTCGCGGGACAAATTCAGTTCACTCCAGATTTCGACCATAAAGCTCTGCGCGAAACTCGTCATGTTGCTGATTGATACATCCGTTTGGATCAGCCTCTTCCGCGATCGCAGTGGTCAAGTTCGCCAGCAACTCGAAACCCTGCTTGCCAATCGAGAAGTTTTACTCACTCGATTTACTCAACTTGAACTGCTTCAAGGCAGCTTGAATGAGCAAGAATGGGATCTCCTTTCCACTTACCTCGAAACACAGGATTACGTTGAGCTTACAAATCAGTCTTGGCAATCAGCAGCCCGTATCTACTTTGATCTACGCCGCCAAGGACTTACTGTTCGCAGCCCAATCGATTGCTGTATTGCTCAAGCAGCACTGGAAAACAATTTGCTTCTGATTCACAACGATCGTGACTTTGAAGCCATTGCCCAAGTGCGCCCCCTTCAAAACCTTCGTTTTCAGCCTCAAATCCTCTAATCGTACTTAAAGGTTATCGGTGAGATAAGCCAGCTAACAAGTCGTTGGAGCCGACCGCCTAGAGATTATCTGTCTATAGTTCGAGGTTGTCTGCGGCGGCTCAACTTGGTCGTTAGCTGGCTCCACTTAAAGTCTTTGAGATTGCTTTAAGAACACATTGTGTGTTCTACTTATCTACGCCATCATCAGGTTGAGTTATCCAATGGAGTTGCAATCGTATAAAAATTGAGCAAGCGGGATCAGCGATGTCGAGACTGCACGCAAACATGCAGTTAAGGAGCTTGCAAATAAATAAAATACCAGTCATTTTAGCGGGAGCAGAGCGGAAATATCCCTCTCCTGGCTGAGAATCTCTAGAACAACACTCTCCTTACCATGCTCGACGACAAGATTAAAGCAAGCCTGAAAGATGCTGCTCGAAAGCTGACTGGACACCGTAAGCGAGATTTTATAGCCCTACGAAGTGGTGTTAGGACGCTATTCTAGAGATAGAACTAGTGTCAGGAGTCACACTATGCCATCTCCCTACAGTTACGACCTTCGCTGCAAAGCGATCGAGGCCGTTGGTCGTGGTGAACGCAAAAGCGAGGTCTGCCGGATGTTGCACATCAGTCGCAACACCTTGGACTTGTGGTTGAAACGTCTGGAACAAACGGGAGATTGCCGAGCCGTAACGGGATTTCAAACCGGCAGTCGGCAAAAAATTACGGATTGGGATCGCTTTCGCGCCTTTGTCCAACAGCATGGTGGCAAGACGCAAGCGCAGATGGCTCAATTGTGGGGAGACAACGTCAGTCAACAGAACATCAGTGATGCCTTGAAAAAGATTGGGGTGAGTCGGAAAAAAAAACTTACGGCTACCGAGAACGAGATGAACTCCAGCGTCAAGCGTTCCGCGAGCAGTTGAAGACGAAATCGGCAGACGAGATTATCTATGTAGATGAAGCAGGCATTGACAACCGCGAGGATTATCCCTATGGCTACTGCGAAATTGGACAACGCTTTGCTGCCTTTAAATCAGGCAAACGGACGGAGCGAGTGAGTTGGATAGCGGCACTGTGTCAACGTCACCTAATTGCCCCTCTGACCTTTGAAGGCTCATGTAACCGAGACTTGTTCGAGATGTGGTTAGAGCACTGTTTGCTGCCTCAGTTGCAACCAGGTAGGGTGATTGTGATTGACAATGCTAGTTTTCACCGCTCTCAATACATTGATGAAATCGTGGCTGCAGTAGGCTGTGAGATTTGGTATCTACCCGCCTATTCCCCTGACTTAAATCAAATTGAGCATTGGTGGTTTGTGCTCAAAAATTGGATGCGACAACGCTGGGATGAATTTGACAGTTTTCGTGACTGTGTTGATGCTGCTTTCAAATATTGTCCTAACGTGCTTTCGTAGGGCTATATCGCAAAAGTTGCAGAGGACTATTTTGACGGTTCAGCCCGGAAAACGGAAACGGTTTTAGGGTGGAATCGCGCCAGTGTGCAACTGGGTCTGCATGAACGCCGCAGTGGAATCACCTGTGTTGATAACTATCGAGCTAGAGGGCGGCATAAAAGCGAAGTGGTGTTGGTCAATTTGGAAGCCGATATTGCCAGTTTAGGAGCTTGCAAATAAATAAAATACCAGTCATTTTAGCGGGAGCAGAGCGGAAATATCCCTCTCCTGGCTGAGAATCTCTAGAACAACACTCTCCTTACCATGCTCGACGACAAGATTAAAGCAAGCCTGAAAGATGCTGCTCGAAAGCTGACTGGACACCGTAAGCGAGATTTTATCGCAAAAGTTGCAGAGGACTATTTTGACGGTTCAGCCCGGAAAACGGAAACGGTTTTAGGGTGGAATCGCGCCAGTGTGCAACTGGGTCTGCATGAACGCCGCAGTGGAATCACCTGTGTTGATAACTATCGAGCTAGAGGGCGGCATAAAAGCGAAGTGGTGTTGGTCAATTTGGAAGCCGATATTGCCAGTTTAGTGGACAGGCAAGCCCAAGCTGATCCGAAATTTCAATCGACCTTCTTATATGCTCGTATCAGTGCCCAAGCCGTCCGAGATGCCTTAAGTGAGCAGAAGGGCTACGACGAGGAACAACTGCCTTCGCGTCAGACCATTGGGGCAATTCTCAATCGCATGGGATATCGCCTAAAAAAACACAAAAAGTCAAACCGTTGAAGAAGATCGCTCAAACCGATGCCATCTTTGACAATGTTGCTCAAGAGAATCAACGGGCTGATGCCAATCCGAAGTCCTTGAGGCTCTCGATTGACACCAAAGCCAAAGTTAAGATCGGCAATCTATCGCGTAATGGCAAGGATCGCACTCTAGAAGCCAGAAAAGCCGACGACCACGATAGTGAGTGGCAGTCGGTGTTAGTGCCTTTGGCATTCTCAATCTCGACAACGACGAGTTGTCGATTTACTTCGGTCAATCGGCTGAAACCAGCGATTTTATAGCCGATTGTTTGGAGTGGTGGTGGCAGGACAATCAAGACCATTACCCGGAGATTGAGGAATGGGTGATCAATTTAGATGGAGGACCCGCCACTCGCAGTGATCGCACTCAGTTCATCAAACGCATGGTTGAACTCGCCCAAACGATCATGCTCCCGATTCGATTGATTTACTACCCGCCTTATCACAGTAAATACAATGCCATTGAACGATGCTGGGCAGCGCTTGAGCAGTATTGGAATGGAGCCATCTTGGATTCGGTAGAAGCGGCAGTTCAATGGGCCAGTCACATGACCTGGAAAGCAATGAATCCAGTCGTTTATCTGGTTGAAGGCATTTATGAAAAAGGGGTCAAGGTATTGGCTGAGGAGCTAGCAGATTATCTCCCTTTCTGGCAACGGTCTGAAGCTCTGCCCAAATGGGATATTACTATTCTCCCCGATTGATTGGGATATTATTTAATTGCAAACCCCTTAGTGGACAGGCAAGCCCAAGCTGATCCGAAATTTCAATCGACCTTCTTATATGCTCGTATCAGTGCCCAAGCCGTCCGAGATGCCTTAAGTGAGCAGAAGGGCTACGACGAGGAACAACTGCCTTCGCGTCAGACCATTGGGGCAATTCTCAATCGCATGGGATATCGCCTAAAAAAACACAAAAAGTCAAACCGTTGAAGAAGATCGCTCAAACCGATGCCATCTTTGACAATGTTGCTCAAGAGAATCAACGGGCTGATGCCAATCCGAAGTCCTTGAGGCTCTCGATTGACACCAAAGCCAAAGTTAAGATCGGCAATCTATCGCGTAATGGCAAGGATCGCACTCTAGAAGCCAGAAAAGCCGACGACCACGATAGTGAGTGGCAGTCGGTGTTAGTGCCTTTTGGCATTCTCAATCTCGACAACGACGAGTTGTCGATTTACTTCGGTCAATCGGCTGAAACCAGCGATTTTATAGCCGATTGTTTGGAGTGGTGGTGGCAGGACAATCAAGACCATTACCCGGAGATTGAGGAATGGGTGATCAATTTAGATGGAGGACCCGCCACTCGCAGTGATCGCACTCAGTTCATCAAACGCATGGTTGAACTCGCCCAAACGATCATGCTCCCGATTCGATTGATTTACTACCCGCCTTATCACAGTAAATACAATGCCATTGAACGATGCTGGGCAGCGCTTGAGCAGTATTGGAATGGAGCCATCTTGGATTCGGTAGAAGCGGCAGTTCAATGGGCCAGTCACATGACCTGGAAAGCAATGAATCCAGTCGTTTATCTGGTTGAAGGCATTTATGAAAAAGGGGTCAAGGTATTGGCTGAGGAGCTAGCAGATTATCTCCCTTTCTGGCAACGGTCTGAAGCTCTGCCCAAATGGGATATTACTATTCTCCCCGATTGATTGGGATATTATTTAATTGCAAACCCCTAAGGAGAGTGTTGTTCTAGAGATTCTCAGCCAGGAGAGGGATATTTCCGCTCTGCTCCCGCTAAAATGACTGGTATTTTATTTATTTGCAAGCTCCTAACCATCGCTTCTGAGCGCTCTGGACAAGCTTGAAGACCAACGACAGAATGCTGTCCTGGGAGACACAGCCTCGCGTTTTATCGGTTCTCAAGCGCACCGTGGCAAAAGTGGATTCAATTGGATTGGTGGTGCGCAGATGCACCCAATGCTCAGCCGGGAAATCATAGAATGCCAACAATGCGGATCGGTCTTTGGCTAAACACTCCGTGGCTTTAGGATACTTGGCTGCGTAGGTTTTGATGAATCGCTCAAAAGCCTTTTCTGCCTCATCTTTGGTGGCTGCCAGGTAGATTTGATGTAAAGCCGACTTGGCGTGGGGTTGCTGGCTTTTAGGTAAGTGGTTGAGGACATTCGCCGTTTTATGCACCCAACAACGTTGGATGCGGGTGGACGGAAATACCTGCGCGAGGGCTTTCCAAAATCCCAATGCACCATCTCCAATCGCCAACTCTGGTGCTTGCTTGAGTCCCTGGTCTTGTAAGCGTAACAACAACGGTTTCCAACTCAACTCGGACTCGCGAAATCCAGCTTCGAGTCCGAGCAATTCCTTGCTGCCCGTATCCGTCACTCCGATCAGGACTAAAATACATTGTCGGTCATCTTCGTTGCGGATGTTGAAGTAAATCCCATCTGCCCAAACATACACATACCGCTTGCCACTGAGCGTTCGCTGTTGCCACTGCTGGTGCTCCTGAGTCCACTTCGCTTTGAGGCGGCTGATGGTACTCGCAGATAACCCGTCTGCCTGGGTGCCCAGCAACGATGCCAAAGCTTCTGAAAAATCCCCAGTCGAGACTCCTTTGAGGTACAACCAGGGCAACACCTCCTCAACACTTTGAGCGCGCTTCAAATACGGCGGCAACAACAGCGAATTAAACTTAATCCCCTGTCCGCTTCGGTCTCGCACTTTCGGAACTTGAATTTCAACCGCTCCAACCCCAGTCACAATGCTTCGTTCAGGCAAGTAGCCATTGCGCACGACCGCCTGTCGTCCTTGCTCATCTTTGAGGCTCTGGTATTGGGCTAAAAACTCCTGCAACTCGACTTCAACTGCTTGGGCAATGATTTGACGCGCACCGTTACGAACCAGTTCAGTCAGCGCATCGCTAAATGTTCCAGGCTCATCTGGTGTTTTGAATGAAACCAGTTTATCTTGAGTCATCGGTGTATTCCTGTTTGCTGGTGTTTGTTTCTATCCAGCAGGGTACGCCGTTTTTTCATTCTTGCCGTACACCAGAATTAAACATAGCTCCTTTGCTAGTCCAAAATGCCTGTATAGACGACTGCTACTGGGCTATCTGCTTTAAGTGTATTCATGATAACCGATAGTTCAAAACATAGCAGTAGGCTCTTACAGCACTAAATACCCCTACAAAAGCTTAATGTAAGAATTCTTAAAATGCTGCTCCGTCAGTGGCTCTGGGGTGCTTAATGCTGTCTGTCAACAGATAACCCTTCAATCGCTGCCCTACCCAAAGCTGAGCAGTATAACGTTCCGGCTGAGCGGCTGCAAGTAGCTTTTGAAACACCACCAAGATCTCTCAACAGTCCGCTCCAGTCGGGTTGTTATACCGCTGTAAGCAATCCAGAGTTATTTCATAACACAGAAGATAACCAAGTCCAACCAGCAGGTATTGTTCTCATCAAAACCTGAGCCAAAGTAGACAGTCTCTTTCCCCAATTAACAGACTTATCATACACTTGATCCGCACTCTCCAAAATATCTTTGGCACGTTTCAAACTATCTTCTATGGTTTTTGGATCAGGAGATTTATCGGCTGCCTCCTCTTCAGCATCTTCAATAGCTCTCACTGCACGATTGCGAACCTTTTCAGGAGCATCAATCTGCAAAACTTCTGCACGAAAAAGGGCAAAAGCCTCACCTAACTGACGAACATCTTGACCACTGAGTCCTTCGTTAATTTTGGTCACTACTTTGTTATTGTTTCCAACAACGTTCCCATCACCTGTGATTGTTATATTCATCGTCATTGTTCTCTCCGAAATAATATGCTCTACCAAAGTTTCAACAGCTTCTCTATCATGCGATGATTGATGCAAGTAAAGCTCTGAGCACATCTTGATCATCGCTCTTCGATCTGTTCGCGGATTCATTAAAGCCCTTACAGGGAAGATAACATCTTCAAACCGTGGCGTTACCTCATCAAAATCAGTCAGAATCTGGCCATCGTATAATCCTCTAACATATTTTCTTTCCATCCAATCAATACATTGATCAATAGTGTTATCAATACTGTGGCGTTCACACGGATTAAAATGAGAATAGACAAAGAAAGTACCTTCTTCTCGGTCTACAGTTCCTCGGAATAAAACTGCTGCTGTTACATCAATAGCATCAGGTTTGATCCGTGAAATATCTATCTTATTAGCGTACAAGTACATTCTTGGAATATTTCTAGGTGCATAAGTAGGCAGTATTTCCTCATCTGCCCAATAGCGAATTTGCCCAAAAATACTACAAATCACTGCCCCTTTGCGTTCTATGTCTTCAATAACCCTTTCATATAAATTTCTTGGTAAACCAACCAGCAAACCTTTGTGTGCAATTCCGGATGAGGTGGCACATAGGAAATGTAATCTCTCACCTCCTATTTGCTTCCCCAATAATCGTAAACATCCAACACCACCCTTAACCATTTCAGATTTACCATAGGGGTCGAAAACCACATGGTTTCTCTCACGCGCTACGACAAAGTGTTGAGCTGCTTCGCGAGAGTGACGAGCATCTCGTGTATAGTATTGACCCGGTGCCCTTGGAATCCAATGGATAAGTTGAAAGTCTTTAAGCAAAACTTGACAGGTATCATATACTTGCCTTGTTTGGAGAACATCTTGCCAAAAATGACTCTCGCTCCAAT from Leptodesmis sichuanensis A121 includes:
- a CDS encoding IS630 family transposase (programmed frameshift), giving the protein MPSPYSYDLRCKAIEAVGRGERKSEVCRMLHISRNTLDLWLKRLEQTGDCRAVTGFQTGSRQKITDWDRFRAFVQQHGGKTQAQMAQLWGDNVSQQNISDALKKIGVSRKKTYGYRERDELQRQAFREQLKTKSADEIIYVDEAGIDNREDYPYGYCEIGQRFAAFKSGKRTERVSWIAALCQRHLIAPLTFEGSCNRDLFEMWLEHCLLPQLQPGRVIVIDNASFHRSQYIDEIVAAVGCEIWYLPAYSPDLNQIEHWWFVLKNWMRQRWDEFDSFRDCVDAAFKYCPNVLS
- a CDS encoding globin domain-containing protein is translated as MVSQKTIEIVKATAPILKEKGEEITRRMYEIAFTERPDYRRGFENTWMQHFDGGGQAHKLAAAVYAYATHIDRLEELTGAVDHIAHRHVATRILPEQYPLIGEKLLQAMKDVLQDAATDEVIAAWAEAYEALASLFIQKEKAIYQQEDQVLTERLAIANNPG
- a CDS encoding type II toxin-antitoxin system VapB family antitoxin — encoded protein: MQITLNLDESLLNEAFQLTNLTTQEELIKLALQEFVRSRRKKNLLDLAGQIQFTPDFDHKALRETRHVAD
- the vapC gene encoding type II toxin-antitoxin system VapC family toxin, with translation MLLIDTSVWISLFRDRSGQVRQQLETLLANREVLLTRFTQLELLQGSLNEQEWDLLSTYLETQDYVELTNQSWQSAARIYFDLRRQGLTVRSPIDCCIAQAALENNLLLIHNDRDFEAIAQVRPLQNLRFQPQIL
- a CDS encoding AraC family transcriptional regulator; the encoded protein is MQEQPLVIDCAEWIKLMPSPPVLTSFQSSWNNIQLIHYRQPLACLSEISNSQHLIIIPLKNKAVNYEIVLEGQSQVVSFQEKDYRGGCIAIFPATLPYGFHSHSHYQVMEWMQCYLEPVFLAQIAYESVNPDRVELLPIMKKADPLIHHIGLALKAGLEADRVGSRFYADSMATALSAHLLRHYSTCSHHFQDYEDGLSKQKLRQAIEYIQAHLSEDISLSDIANELGMSQYYFCRLFKRSTGVSPHQYLIQQRVEQAKRLLKQTERTVTAIALDCGFANQSHFAKYFRQYTGMNPNQFRKL
- a CDS encoding IS110 family transposase, yielding MNQSTALPTAESSLYAAYIGVDWADRKHDICLYDSTTQQIESCIISAQPEAIAAWVEGLRKRFPQGKIAICTEQKRGSLIYALCKYEFLVLYPVNTLLVANYRQAFAPSRAKSDGFD
- a CDS encoding AbfB domain-containing protein, whose translation is MATISLRSINFSDRFIRHANFLGELTPIVSELDKNDATFEIVQGLADDRLISFRSVNFPNYYLRHQDFRLKLQEGNPPLSGTQDRLFAEDATFFWRPGNSDVTASSFACFNFPNRFIRHREFHLFIEPLGDAVSFQDSTFKIESGFIPPLAPPVVN
- a CDS encoding LysE family translocator; this translates as MCIRRTFAEGWWCGVVSGLGVATADGFYSLIAGMGAASIAPFLKQYQNGLRILAGILLCVIACKIALTLPTSQPTSVQGKQLLNRYGSMLALTLADPVPIFLAIVILSGIKSTHHLLHAVMLSLGVFSGSVVWWLLLSSTCTLLHIWLKRVRCGTSQPIIHPTVVKWLNRSTGAALFGYGIFVLGG
- a CDS encoding IS630 family transposase — protein: MDKPDARHLSIETQNYLRQQAIRLREQGKRVKDISEYLGVHRNTVWEWWWEYEHYGEDALYQLERGRQVGEGRTLERWQEEAVQTAMQDHFPEDYQIDSALWTRRAVQALMEQVCQVKMPIRTVGEYLKRWGYTPKKPVERAYEQDPKTVQRWLEHEYPEIEQRAKTEGAEIAWGDESGVSSTEYGGRGYALLGTSPEIRPSERNRERVNYIASVSNQGGVQFMLYTCTLAAELFIRFCQRLIAKRQRKLFWIVDRHPVHRQQSVKQWLREHLEQIELFYLPSYSPELNPTEYFNGDVKQGVHDKPPSRNLKQLKGRVLSQLRKLQKLPARIRNYFKHPLIAYAAL
- a CDS encoding ISAzo13-like element transposase-related protein produces the protein MAVGVSAFGILNLDNDELSIYFGQSAETSDFIADCLEWWWQDNQDHYPEIEEWVINLDGGPATRSDRTQFIKRMVELAQTIMLPIRLIYYPPYHSKYNAIERCWAALEQYWNGAILDSVEAAVQWASHMTWKAMNPVVYLVEGIYEKGVKVLAEELADYLPFWQRSEALPKWDITILPD